The proteins below come from a single Chryseobacterium capnotolerans genomic window:
- a CDS encoding LptF/LptG family permease produces the protein MLKIVDKYIIKKYLGTFSFMLVLLSIVVLVIDVQQKIPRIENAKALDPKLDLGYFLIHFYPFWIINLVVTFLSILVFITVIYFTSRMANNTEIVAIISSGASFHRFSKPYLYTSILIALMALVVYHLVLPWANIKKNQLEAYTYNAANKEKILGTAPASSQLSRTEYIFVDSWNKREKRGSSFVYQKFDSHRKMVYELKASEVYWDQDKKQFVLNNYLEKTINKDNTEKLNNGVELRKNYSHSPEELFPNELLGQNKTTPELLKFIEREKARGNSNLNSYLNELHQRTSMPVSIIILTFLALSLSSQKKRGGLGINLAIGISLAFLFVFSFEALKVVSENKSLPPALAMWLPNLVFLPLTLYLYIKRANQ, from the coding sequence ATGCTTAAAATTGTAGACAAATATATCATCAAAAAATACCTTGGAACCTTTAGTTTCATGCTGGTACTATTGTCTATAGTGGTACTTGTCATCGATGTTCAGCAGAAGATCCCAAGAATAGAAAATGCAAAAGCTCTTGATCCTAAACTGGACCTTGGGTATTTCCTGATTCATTTTTATCCTTTCTGGATCATTAACCTGGTGGTGACATTCCTTTCCATTCTGGTGTTTATCACGGTGATCTATTTTACATCCAGAATGGCAAATAATACTGAAATTGTGGCCATTATCAGTAGTGGAGCTAGTTTTCACAGATTTTCAAAACCTTATCTGTATACTTCGATTCTGATTGCTTTAATGGCACTTGTTGTGTACCATTTGGTACTGCCTTGGGCGAATATTAAGAAAAATCAATTGGAAGCATATACCTATAATGCAGCCAATAAAGAAAAGATTCTGGGGACAGCTCCGGCCTCTTCACAGCTGAGCAGAACAGAGTATATCTTCGTAGATTCCTGGAATAAAAGAGAAAAAAGAGGTTCCAGTTTTGTATACCAAAAGTTTGACAGCCATAGAAAGATGGTGTATGAACTAAAAGCCAGTGAAGTGTATTGGGATCAGGATAAAAAACAGTTTGTTTTAAATAACTATCTTGAAAAGACAATTAATAAAGATAATACAGAGAAACTGAATAATGGCGTGGAGCTTAGAAAGAACTACAGCCATTCTCCCGAAGAGCTTTTCCCGAATGAACTTTTAGGACAGAATAAAACAACCCCTGAGCTTTTAAAATTCATTGAAAGAGAAAAGGCCAGAGGAAACAGCAATTTGAACTCTTACCTGAATGAACTTCATCAAAGAACCTCAATGCCTGTATCTATTATTATTCTTACTTTCCTTGCTCTTTCCCTATCCTCTCAAAAGAAGAGAGGAGGGTTAGGAATTAACCTTGCAATAGGAATTTCATTGGCATTCCTTTTTGTCTTTTCATTTGAAGCTTTAAAAGTGGTTTCGGAGAATAAAAGTCTGCCTCCGGCTTTGGCGATGTGGCTTCCTAATTTAGTATTCCTACCGCTTACTTTATATCTTTATATCAAAAGAGCTAATCAGTAA
- the tgt gene encoding tRNA guanosine(34) transglycosylase Tgt — protein sequence MKFFNIEKTSDGKARAGEITTDHGKIQTPIFMPVGTVASVKTVHQRELKEDIKAQIILGNTYHLYLRPGMETMQDAGGLHKFMNWDLPILTDSGGFQVFSLASNRKMTEEGARFKSHIDGSYHMFSPERSMEIQRQIGADIFMAFDECTPYPCDYNQAKSSMELTHRWLKRCIEWTHDNPELYGHKQRLFPIVQGSTYSDLRKISAEVISEAGAEGNAIGGLSVGEPEEEMYRITDEVTDILPKEKPRYLMGVGTPWNILESIGLGIDMMDCVMPTRNARNAMLFTWQGVMNLKNEKWKRDFSPLDEFGTSFVDREYSKAYLRHLFVSKEYLAKQIASIHNLAFYLDLVKVAREHIIAGDFYEWKNSVVPVLRQRL from the coding sequence ATGAAATTTTTTAATATCGAAAAAACCTCTGATGGAAAAGCAAGGGCAGGGGAGATAACTACAGACCACGGGAAGATTCAAACTCCCATTTTTATGCCGGTAGGAACTGTTGCAAGTGTGAAAACAGTTCATCAGAGAGAATTAAAAGAAGACATTAAAGCCCAGATTATTTTGGGAAATACTTATCACCTTTACCTTCGTCCAGGGATGGAAACGATGCAGGATGCCGGTGGTTTACATAAATTCATGAACTGGGATCTTCCTATTCTTACAGATTCGGGAGGTTTTCAGGTGTTCTCGTTAGCGAGCAATAGAAAAATGACAGAAGAAGGAGCAAGGTTCAAGTCACATATTGATGGAAGCTACCATATGTTCTCTCCGGAAAGATCAATGGAAATCCAAAGACAGATCGGGGCAGATATTTTTATGGCCTTTGATGAGTGTACACCTTATCCTTGTGATTATAACCAGGCAAAATCTTCGATGGAGCTTACCCACCGTTGGCTGAAAAGATGTATTGAATGGACTCATGATAATCCTGAATTATATGGCCATAAGCAAAGGCTTTTCCCAATTGTTCAGGGATCTACCTATTCTGACTTAAGAAAGATTTCTGCAGAAGTGATTTCTGAAGCCGGAGCAGAAGGAAATGCTATCGGAGGACTTTCTGTAGGAGAGCCTGAAGAGGAAATGTACAGAATTACGGATGAAGTAACAGATATCCTTCCAAAAGAAAAACCAAGATACCTGATGGGAGTTGGGACGCCTTGGAATATTCTTGAATCCATTGGGTTGGGAATTGATATGATGGATTGTGTGATGCCTACAAGAAATGCAAGAAATGCAATGCTCTTCACTTGGCAGGGGGTAATGAATCTGAAAAACGAAAAATGGAAGCGTGACTTCTCGCCGTTAGATGAGTTCGGAACCAGCTTTGTAGATCGTGAATATTCAAAAGCGTATCTTCGTCACCTGTTCGTATCCAAAGAATACCTTGCAAAACAGATTGCTTCAATCCATAACCTTGCATTTTACCTTGATTTAGTAAAAGTAGCAAGAGAACACATTATAGCAGGAGATTTCTATGAGTGGAAAAATTCTGTAGTACCGGTTCTTAGACAAAGACTGTAA
- a CDS encoding DUF4296 domain-containing protein, translating to MKNLILVFVFLGLFSCSDYIDKPKNLIDQDVMAEIVADLVINDQVNFMYQNRNMEAGTRFILKSHNVKPDDFVDSFKYYVIKEEMADIATEAQQILLKKDPKAEKYVKDKLKQTGLGMPQK from the coding sequence ATGAAAAATTTGATCCTTGTTTTTGTTTTTCTGGGGCTGTTTTCATGTAGTGATTATATTGATAAGCCTAAAAATCTGATTGATCAGGATGTAATGGCAGAGATTGTTGCAGATCTTGTAATCAATGATCAGGTTAATTTTATGTACCAGAACAGGAATATGGAAGCGGGTACAAGGTTTATTTTAAAATCTCATAATGTAAAACCGGATGACTTTGTCGATAGTTTTAAGTATTATGTGATTAAAGAAGAGATGGCAGATATCGCCACTGAAGCACAGCAGATTTTACTGAAAAAAGACCCAAAAGCGGAAAAATACGTAAAAGATAAGCTGAAGCAGACGGGGCTGGGAATGCCTCAAAAATAA
- a CDS encoding polyprenol monophosphomannose synthase — MKKLVIIPTYNEKENIENIISAVFALEDDFHILVVDDSSPDGTADLVKELQKKYPHYLHLSIRHIKDGLGKAYIHGFKWAIENKYDYIFEMDADFSHNPNDLPKLFEACLNADMAIGSRYSKGVNVVNWPMGRVLLSYFASKYVRFILGLPIHDTTAGFVCFSRKVLEEIGLENVRLKGYGFQIEMKFRAFKKGFRIVEVPIIFTNRILGESKMNGGIIHEAVFGVLNLKWKSIINRL; from the coding sequence ATGAAAAAACTCGTCATAATCCCAACCTATAACGAAAAGGAAAATATTGAAAATATTATTTCCGCTGTTTTTGCATTGGAGGATGACTTTCATATCTTGGTAGTGGACGATTCTTCTCCTGACGGAACAGCGGATCTGGTAAAGGAATTACAGAAGAAATATCCCCACTATCTGCATCTTTCAATAAGACATATAAAAGATGGTTTGGGTAAAGCCTATATTCATGGGTTTAAATGGGCGATCGAAAATAAATACGACTACATTTTTGAAATGGATGCCGATTTTTCGCATAATCCTAATGACCTGCCGAAACTTTTCGAAGCTTGTCTGAATGCAGATATGGCCATCGGTTCCCGTTATTCAAAAGGTGTAAATGTAGTGAACTGGCCTATGGGAAGAGTTTTATTATCTTATTTCGCATCAAAATATGTAAGATTTATCTTAGGGCTTCCTATTCATGACACAACAGCCGGTTTTGTCTGTTTCTCACGAAAGGTTCTGGAGGAAATCGGGTTGGAAAATGTAAGACTGAAAGGATACGGATTCCAGATAGAAATGAAATTCAGAGCCTTTAAAAAAGGTTTCAGAATTGTAGAAGTTCCTATTATATTTACCAATAGAATTTTAGGAGAAAGCAAAATGAACGGTGGAATTATCCATGAAGCTGTTTTTGGGGTTTTAAACTTAAAATGGAAGTCAATCATCAATAGATTATAA
- a CDS encoding DUF4271 domain-containing protein translates to MIILCVTHYYFPIDRNKIFPYYFFFFAFVFIFKVFFYLFHKNKILPEKWYYKFLYICTLQIAPLLLLWKLLFF, encoded by the coding sequence ATGATCATTTTATGTGTAACCCACTATTACTTCCCTATAGACAGAAATAAAATATTCCCATATTATTTCTTCTTCTTTGCTTTTGTATTTATTTTCAAAGTTTTTTTCTATTTATTTCACAAGAACAAGATTCTTCCGGAGAAATGGTATTATAAATTTTTGTATATTTGCACGCTCCAAATCGCACCATTATTATTGCTTTGGAAATTGTTATTTTTTTAA
- a CDS encoding uroporphyrinogen-III synthase, with the protein MRIKSILVSQPAPSESSPYLDIAKKEKIKIDFRPFIHVEGVDNKELRTQKIDLTQYTGIIFTSKNAIDHYFRLAEELRFAVPDTMRYICQSEAIANYLQKHIVYRKRKISFGEKNFSDLLPLFKKFPTEKYLLPSSDVLSPDIVKTLDSANVEWTRAIMYRTVCSDLTDINIKDYDMLIFFSPQGIKSLQQNFPDFKQDETKIGVFGNTTLAAAEEAGLKVDLMAPTKETPSMTMALEKYIKALHK; encoded by the coding sequence ATGAGAATAAAGTCCATATTGGTTTCTCAACCAGCGCCTAGTGAATCTTCTCCATATTTGGATATAGCGAAGAAGGAAAAAATAAAGATTGATTTCCGTCCATTTATCCACGTTGAAGGGGTTGACAATAAAGAACTCAGAACTCAGAAAATAGATCTGACGCAATATACCGGTATCATTTTTACCAGTAAAAATGCTATTGACCATTATTTCAGACTTGCAGAAGAATTACGTTTTGCAGTTCCAGATACAATGAGATATATCTGCCAGTCGGAAGCTATTGCCAACTATCTGCAGAAGCACATCGTGTACAGAAAAAGAAAGATCAGCTTTGGGGAGAAAAACTTCTCAGACCTACTTCCTCTGTTCAAGAAGTTCCCTACTGAAAAGTACCTGTTACCATCTTCAGATGTTTTAAGCCCAGACATTGTAAAAACTTTAGATTCTGCTAATGTAGAGTGGACAAGAGCAATCATGTACCGCACTGTATGCAGTGACCTGACAGACATCAACATTAAAGATTACGACATGTTGATTTTCTTCAGCCCACAGGGAATCAAATCTCTACAACAAAACTTCCCAGACTTCAAGCAGGATGAAACAAAGATCGGAGTTTTTGGAAACACCACTTTAGCAGCCGCTGAAGAAGCAGGATTAAAAGTAGATCTAATGGCTCCTACGAAGGAAACACCTTCTATGACCATGGCCCTAGAAAAATACATTAAAGCACTACACAAATAG
- a CDS encoding S9 family peptidase, translated as MKAPQAKKIEKILETHGDRRIDNYFWLNERENPEVLQYLEQENAYEEFIMKDTEDLQEELFEEMKARYKKDDESLPYFFNEYWYIVRYEEGKEYPIFCRKYKSLDNEEEILLNVNILAEGEDFFEVGSVAVSPNNELTSFSSDNVGRRIYTLNFKNLKTGEILPDKILNTTGKAVWANDNQHLFYIRKDKSLRAFQVYRHKLGTDSSEDVLIFHEEDDTFDVNVFKTKSLQYIFIASSSTISDEHHFIPADNVFADWKVIQPRIDDLEYSVEHYKDEFYIITNADDATNFKIVKTKIDHCSMENWVDVIPHRPEVLLEGFEIFQDYLVLEEREKGLLQIKIIDERTQESYYLPFSDPTYTAYIGINLEFDTEVLRYGYTSLTQPGSTYEYNMKDKTTKLLKQQEVLGGKFFPENYISERIWADSRDGETKIPISLVYHKDTKKSADTPLLLYGYGSYGHTVDASFSNVRLSILDRGFIYAIAHIRGGEYLGREWYEDGKMLFKKNTFFDFIDAGKYLIKENYTSSKHMYAMGGSAGGLLVGAVVNYEPQLFNGIVAQVPFVDVVTTMLDDTIPLTTGEYDEWGNPNDKEYYHYMKDYSPYDNVEAKDYPNILITTGFHDSQVQYWEPAKWTAKLRELKTDDNILVFKTDMSSGHGGASGRFESLKEDALEYAFLLKIDHKG; from the coding sequence ATGAAAGCTCCACAAGCAAAAAAAATAGAAAAAATACTAGAAACCCACGGTGACAGAAGAATTGACAATTACTTCTGGCTTAATGAAAGGGAAAACCCGGAAGTTCTTCAATATCTAGAACAGGAAAATGCTTACGAAGAATTCATCATGAAAGACACCGAAGATCTTCAGGAAGAGCTCTTCGAAGAAATGAAAGCACGATATAAAAAGGATGATGAATCTCTTCCTTATTTCTTTAATGAATATTGGTATATTGTACGCTACGAAGAAGGAAAAGAATATCCTATTTTCTGTAGAAAGTACAAAAGCCTGGACAACGAAGAGGAAATTTTACTTAACGTAAATATTCTGGCAGAAGGGGAAGATTTCTTTGAAGTAGGAAGTGTTGCAGTAAGTCCCAATAATGAATTGACTTCTTTTTCTTCGGATAATGTAGGAAGAAGAATCTACACCCTTAACTTCAAAAATTTAAAAACCGGAGAAATTCTTCCTGACAAAATCCTGAATACTACAGGAAAGGCCGTTTGGGCGAATGATAATCAGCATCTATTTTATATCAGAAAGGACAAAAGCCTTCGTGCATTCCAAGTATACAGACATAAACTGGGAACCGATTCTTCTGAAGATGTACTGATCTTTCATGAAGAAGATGATACATTTGATGTGAATGTCTTTAAAACAAAATCTTTGCAGTATATTTTCATCGCAAGCTCAAGCACGATTTCTGATGAACATCATTTTATCCCTGCTGACAATGTTTTTGCAGATTGGAAAGTTATTCAGCCAAGAATAGATGATCTTGAGTATTCTGTAGAGCATTATAAAGATGAATTTTACATTATTACGAATGCTGACGATGCCACGAATTTCAAAATTGTAAAAACAAAGATTGATCACTGCAGCATGGAAAACTGGGTAGATGTAATTCCTCATCGTCCCGAAGTTTTATTGGAAGGTTTTGAAATCTTTCAGGATTATCTGGTGCTGGAAGAAAGAGAAAAAGGCCTGCTCCAAATCAAGATTATTGATGAAAGGACCCAAGAGTCTTATTATCTTCCTTTCTCTGATCCAACTTATACAGCCTATATAGGAATTAACCTGGAGTTTGACACGGAAGTTCTACGCTATGGCTACACCTCCCTTACCCAGCCTGGTTCTACGTATGAATATAATATGAAGGATAAAACCACAAAACTTCTAAAACAACAGGAAGTTTTAGGCGGAAAATTCTTCCCTGAAAATTATATTTCTGAAAGAATCTGGGCAGATTCCAGAGATGGTGAGACAAAAATCCCTATTTCTCTTGTTTATCATAAAGACACGAAAAAATCAGCAGACACACCACTGTTACTTTATGGCTATGGAAGTTATGGACATACTGTAGATGCCAGTTTCTCCAATGTAAGGTTATCCATTCTTGATCGTGGTTTTATTTACGCTATTGCTCACATCCGTGGTGGTGAATATCTGGGAAGAGAGTGGTATGAAGATGGAAAAATGCTGTTTAAGAAAAATACTTTCTTCGATTTCATTGACGCAGGGAAATATTTAATAAAGGAAAACTATACTTCATCCAAACATATGTATGCAATGGGCGGAAGCGCTGGTGGACTTTTGGTAGGAGCCGTTGTCAATTATGAACCACAATTATTCAATGGTATTGTAGCACAGGTTCCTTTCGTGGACGTTGTTACAACCATGTTAGATGATACTATTCCATTAACAACCGGAGAATATGATGAATGGGGCAACCCAAATGACAAGGAATACTATCATTATATGAAAGATTATTCCCCTTATGACAATGTAGAAGCTAAAGATTATCCAAATATCCTGATCACAACAGGATTCCATGATTCCCAGGTACAATATTGGGAACCTGCAAAATGGACTGCTAAGCTTAGAGAATTAAAAACAGATGACAATATTCTGGTTTTTAAAACAGATATGAGCTCAGGACATGGTGGGGCAAGCGGAAGATTTGAATCCCTGAAAGAAGATGCATTGGAATATGCATTTTTATTGAAAATTGATCATAAAGGATAA